The proteins below are encoded in one region of Rana temporaria chromosome 2, aRanTem1.1, whole genome shotgun sequence:
- the FBXO40 gene encoding F-box only protein 40 yields MGKAIKPRPGEHRHCQNCFSKRCQVPINTGISCIMISCRLHCGATFHMCKEEEHLLLCPNEWVPCLNSVFGCPFYMNRCKQARHLKICPASVVCCSMDWNRWPNLDQDTTLYENLLKEEESEECLDLAISLRDQKILFRSLKMAELFPELSEDPQNTINLERPEEDQEAGAVGGSDPSSNEANHSSVEPDGLTQFQREALARGQLDQDFDKFSKWETMFSKEKKAAEYLEKVGDQSTSTSAGASHAPGGNPNANEGKNPSNEEENDEECKKRYRELSEKSGFAPWQEGVLDRLKTEMDCGSYNMYIVHHGRMLIRFGQMDACTPREKDFVYGNLEAQTVQTVCTFKVPTSYCGRRAKLGEENYRKERAEKLVDTSDLGLPQEDLSQSKTIDTILMCALERELKGHEVSQMKALDGLLIDFGTQTYNFGQEDLFTKKTVLLDIMTEKEMRRSGLKLDILSESVCSRHNKSNSSFTFSCQLFFRRDEFSSHFKNAHCDIQSSLNGWFQQRCPLSYLGCTFMQNRFRPAGVKSRVIYSKQLKTFAVKPLMDCSLYEGVRPNLSRSNRGKSKDSLSNLPLEVLQHIAGFLDSFSLCQLSQASSLMRDVCASLLQERGMVHLLWEKKTYSHGGSSWRCRKKVWNFSSLFSPVHRWIFDDISSMSEHLKACPFNSPERRKEPFQLPSLYASQKEEEKKNSLLNLRTKL; encoded by the exons ATG GGAAAGGCAATAAAGCCTCGTCCTGGTGAGCACAGGCACTGCCAGAACTGCTTCAGCAAAAGATGTCAAGTTCCTATCAACACTGGCATCTCTTGCATAATGATAAGCTGCCGCTTACACTGTGGCGCCACTTTCCATATGTGCAAGGAGGAGGAACATCTGCTGTTATGCCCCAACGAATGGGTGCCATGCCTCAATTCAGTTTTTGGATGCCCATTCTACATGAATAGGTGTAAGCAGGCCAGGCACCTCAAGATCTGCCCAGCTAGTGTGGTCTGCTGTTCCATGGACTGGAACCGTTGGCCCAATCTGGATCAGGATACAACGCTTTACGAGAATCTTCTGAAGGAGGAAGAAAGTGAGGAATGCCTGGACTTGGCCATATCTCTACGGGATCAAAAGATTCTCTTTAGATCGCTTAAAATGGCTGAACTTTTCCCAGAACTCTCTGAAGACCCTCAAAACACAATAAACTTGGAAAGACCAGAGGAAGACCAGGAGGCCGGTGCTGTAGGAGGATCTGATCCCTCATCTAATGAAGCAAACCATAGCAGTGTGGAACCCGATGGCCTGACTCAGTTTCAGCGAGAAGCTTTGGCTCGGGGTCAACTCGACCAAGATTTTGATAAGTTTTCCAAGTGGGAGACTATGTTTAGCAAAGAGAAGAAAGCAGCCGAATATCTAGAGAAAGTAGGAGATCAAAGCACCAGTACATCAGCTGGAGCCAGCCATGCACCAGGTGGTAATCCCAATGCAAACGAAGGGAAAAATCCAAGTAATGAGGAGGAAAACGATGAGGAATGCAAGAAAAGATATAGGGAACTATCGGAAAAGTCTGGCTTTGCTCCATGGCAAGAGGGGGTCTTGGACAGACTGAAAACAGAAATGGATTGCGGCAGCTACAACATGTACATCGTGCATCATGGCCGCATGCTAATCCGATTTGGACAGATGGATGCATGCACTCCCAGAGAGAAGGACTTTGTGTATGGAAACCTGGAAGCCCAGACGGTACAGACTGTGTGCACCTTTAAAGTACCAACAAGCTACTGTGGCCGTAGAGCCAAACTCGGGGAAGAAAATTACAGGAAGGAGAGAGCTGAGAAATTGGTGGACACATCTGACCTAGGCCTCCCTCAAGAAGACTTGTCGCAATCTAAGACTATTGACACGATCTTGATGTGTGCCCTTGAAAGGGAGCTTAAAGGTCACGAGGTATCACAGATGAAGGCCCTAGATGGGCTGCTCATTGATTTTGGAACTCAAACTTATAATTTTGGTCAAGAAGACCTTTTCactaaaaaaactgttttattggATATTATGACAGAGAAGGAAATGAGACGTTCGGGTCTTAAACTGGATATCCTGAGTGAGAGTGTATGTAGCAGACATAACAAGAGTAATTCATCCTTTACCTTCTCGTGCCAACTCTTCTTTCGTAGAGATGAGTTCTCCTCACATTTCAAAAATGCCCATTGTGACATCCAGTCGAGCCTTAATGGCTGGTTCCAGCAACGTTGCCCACTTTCCTACTTGGGCTGCACCTTCATGCAAAATCGGTTTCGTCCTGCGGGGGTGAAGTCACGGGTCATCTACAGCAAACAACTCAAGACGTTTGCAGTGAAGCCACTGATGGACTGTAGTTTGTATGAGGGAGTAAGACCCAACCTTTCAAGGAGCAATCGAGGAAAGAGCAAAGACTCCCTCTCCAACCTTCCACTTGAGGTCCTACAACACATCGCTGGGTTCTTGGACAGCTTCAGTCTCTGCCAGCTGTCTCAAGCCTCTTCCCTTATGAGAGATGTCTGTGCCTCGTTATTGCAAGAGAGGGGGATGGTCCATCTTCTCTGGGAGAAGAAGACTTACTCTCACGGCGGAAGTTCATGGAGGTGTCGAAAAAAG GTCTGGAACTTCAGCAGCCTCTTCTCTCCGGTCCATCGGTGGATCTTCGATGATATCTCTTCCATGTCTGAACACCTCAAGGCCTGTCCTTTCAATTCCCCGGAGAGAAGGAAAGAGCCATTCCAGCTGCCCAGCTTGTACGCctctcagaaggaggaggagaagaagaacagCCTTCTAAACCTTCGAACAAAGCTGTAG